Proteins co-encoded in one Capsicum annuum cultivar UCD-10X-F1 chromosome 9, UCD10Xv1.1, whole genome shotgun sequence genomic window:
- the LOC107841358 gene encoding protein LURP-one-related 8-like, whose product MTRVYPNAANAFASSVSSAAVPNSVADHGNSPVVLTIWKKSLLFNCNVFTLFDDQGNLVFRVDNYNTGTKEECLWQFSSHHPPKEAKPFGQLVNIQWRDDNNPSVVFSEEERQPSL is encoded by the exons ATGACAAGGGTATACCCCAACGCCGCCAACGCCTTCGCCTCGTCTGTAAGTAGTGCTGCAGTTCCAAATTCCGTGGCCGATCATGGAAACTCACCTGTGGTCCTCACCATTTGGAAAAAATCATTGCTTTTCAACTGCAATGTTTTCACCTTATTTGATGACCAAGGGAACCTCGTCTTCCGTGTTGACAATTACAACACCGGCACCAAGGAAGAATGCTTATGGCAATTCTCTTCTCATCATCCGCCGAAAG AGGCTAAGCCTTTTGGACAGCTGGTTAATATTCAATGGAGAGACGACAATAATCCATCCGTTGTTTTCAGTGAAGAAGAACGTCAACCTTCTTTATAG